The Arachis duranensis cultivar V14167 chromosome 9, aradu.V14167.gnm2.J7QH, whole genome shotgun sequence genomic sequence ACCCCTGTTCTCCCTCTATAAGAGAGATAACAGAGCAACACTTAGTGTGCCAACCCTTTCTTTCTGTGTAGAGCTTTACAGAGCCCCCCAGACattaattctaagtttggtgttgggtagCCCTCAACAAGCTCTAAGCACAAAGGTATTAGAAAGAAAGTACCCAAAGGCTGTAGGGACAAGAAAGTTCATgctgaaggcctctcacctggcatgagagttgaCTTCACTAAGAAGCCAGCCTTACCACACACAGTGAGCCATGTCCTTTCTCTAGAGCATGTACAACTCATTCATGAGAGGACATGCAGAAAATTAACTGTTAGGGGCGAAAATTTGAGCCCACACTCACCTCCGTAAGGAGACTAAAGGTCAAGCTAGTGAtgttaaaagagcgcttgtttggaggcaacccaactttaCTCAAcaatttactttcattttatttttctttcagttgtcagagtcatgatcatatgcatcagTCAAGAGATAAAATTCACAGTAGTGTAAACAGAACACTCTAACTGGAGTGttaaagttgaacgccaacaaGGAAGacctgctgggcgttcaacgccccaagAAGGGAGCattgctggcgttaaacgccagccaaggaGCAGCCCCtgggtgttcaaacgccagtgtaGAGAAGTAGGGAATCGGAAATTCCCTAGCCTCTCAGGATCAAGAGGTCCTACGAAAGCTCCACCTACCCCATCTTCTTCATTCCCATTGATCATATTttctcgaggatgagcaaaacTCTTAAGTTTGGTTTTGCAAAAACTCTGCTTTGTGACTTCTACCATTCTTAAGCATAGAAGAAGATGATGtagcaaactagagagcatgcacatGAACTTGTGCAGCCGCCTCAACAAAGACAAAGGAGTGCCATAGAAGAGATCTAGCACTACAGGggatcctcaaggaggagcaCTGGTCACCATCATTCAGATGGATTCGTTCTCTTTTACTCCTTTCctattatttttctgttttttgtctGTTTATTTGTTCTCTTGTTCTAGTTGTATGATCATTTGCATTTAATGTCTTTAAGTTGTAGAATGTTCAATATACTCTCACATTGCTTAAATGGATTTTTTAAAAGAACTGAGAGATGCATaaatttcaagtttaaaataagattagtttaattagtttgatgtggtgtcatttgcttttgttttctgaatataTGGAATAAACAGTacatatttgaagttgaaatttatgaatgttggctcttgaaagaataatgatgaaagtgaaatattattgataatctaaaaattctgaaaattgattcttgaagcaagaaaaagtagcaaaaagaaaaagaaaaagcttgcatgcgaaaaaaaagtggcgaaaaataaaaaaaaaaagaaaaaataaaaagcaattaaaaaaagccaaaagctctttaaaccaaaaggcaagggtaaaagggcccaaggctttgagcatcagtagTTAGGAGgtcccaaaggaataaaatcctggcctaagcagctaaaccaagctatccctaaccatgtgcttatggcatgaaggtgtcaagtgaaatgcttaagattgagtggttaaagtattctggacacctctatctggggactctagcaaagctgagttagaatctgaaaaggttcacccaggtaaagtgtctgtggcatcAATGTATCCAGTGGCAATACTGAAAAACagagtgcttagggtcacggccaagacacaaaaagttgtgttcaagaatcaaaataagcttaactaggaaagtcaataatatcatctggattctaagttcctaaagatgccaacatCTCTCAGTtccaatggatagtgagatgccaaaaccattcagaagcaaaaagctactaagtctcGCTCATCTGATTTTAACTAACCTTCATTTGAAACTTagaaatttattgtatcttaattttttttctactgtgttttcagttgcttggggacaatgaacggtttaagtttggtgttgtgatgagcggatattttatatgctttttgacatcactttcatatagtttttagtagtttttatttagtttttattaagtttttataagatttagtgttaaattcacactgttggattctactatgagtttttgtactTTTAAccaatttcaagtattttctggctgaaattgaggagctagaGCAGAAGtatgattcagagacagagaaagcactacagATGCTGTCCAAATCTGACCTACCTGCATTTAGAAGaggttttctggagctataaaaGTCCAAATGGATTGctctcaatggctatggaaatctgacttccagagctttccaaaaatatataatattctataattttcttCAGATTAAGAGGCCCACAACTGGCATCCAACGCCGGCTTCCTGCCCCCTTCtaggcgtccagcgcccaaagagcAGAGGTCAGCGTCCAAAGGCTTagagaggaccccctagctggCATTCTATGCCCAAGGAGCCTCATAGCacatggatctcatcaaagttcagcccaaacactcatcaagtgggccccagatgtaaattttagcactaaatagactaTTTTACCCTATAAGTCATCTATTTAAGGGATTAAACTTATGTAACTTGGGAGCTTTTTTTAACCATCTTCAACTATCTTCCTCCTCTGGGAGGGATGCCTACCATTATTTTCATCCATGCGTTTTTAAtttagtatgagtttctaaacctcctaagttgaggggaggagccctgttgagtcctatgaattaataaaagtactatttcttcttctttgatccgtgtttgatctatctttaagatgtttattcgtACTTCATCGTGATGAACAAGATGATCTAACCAATTagctctgttcatcacattACGATGAACGTGACTGACAAACACCTGCGTCTACTTGGATTCAAAACGCGTCTTTCACCGGACAGTGACGAATGACAGCTTGAATATACATCACTCAaatggctaatccacgacttcattggggacttctcgagacattaGTTCAGCCAATTTCCaaggagattagggtctctgtggtagaggctagaacccaaagatgcagcattctctgattcTGAAAATCCAACCTTAtttgtggcgttttgagtaggatcatgaaGGAGAATGGACTGTACGCGCTTCATTTTCAAGTAGAGATGGATCCACCTTAAACCGGGGGTTCAGATCCAGAGGAATATTGGCAGCTGCTCAAACCAGTgtcaatcacatacagcctgccaaagaagaagatcattcacaTGCAAAGAAGACAGTGATGAGGGAAAAAAAATTCCACACAAAACTCAgcggcaagtgtactgggtcgcatcaagtagtaattactcacaagagtgaggtcgatcccacagggattgatggattgagaaactttagttaggtgatgaatGTAGTTAAGCAAATagttgatgatttgagtgaattttgattgacagaagctaaattgcaagTAAATAAAGGTGCAGAAGATAAATGTAGCAGAAAAACAAGTGCAGAATAGGTAaattgcaagtaacttaaagaataaaaaagtaaaagagctgaaacttaacttgcaagaaatgtaaatgactgaaacttagattgcaagaaatgtaaatggctgaaacttaaagtgcaagaaatctaaattactgaagctaaattgctgagaaatgtaaattgcttgaagagtAAAAGGGATTTGGGTGCTGGGATTCagaattcaacaagaaaatgtaaattgaAGCAAATCAGAAAGCTATTAGATGAATGGACTCAATTTAGtagcaaaatagaaaagaaagttgCTTGAAGAAACAAACAACAAGAAGACTTGATTCAattatgaaattcttaaagataaattaaagATCGAAGAAGAGAAATGAGATTAAAAAGCagatctagatctcaattgctcTCTTGATCAAGCAGAAAGTAATTgcagaagaaataaaaagagaaaacaacaaaTGAAACTTAGAATCAATCCTTAGAACAATTGAGATGAAGGGTGGAAGATGATTCTCAGATTTAGATGCAATGAAGCTCTTCAAGCTCAACTCAAATTCCAAGAACAGATAGCAGAAgttgcagaagaaaaaaaaatgaaaatagaaagcTAGATCCAATTCCCAAAATCCCAAATTCAAAGACCAATGAAAATTCAAAGTGAAAACTAAAAATGAGCTAAAAGGTCAGCTAAAAGTAAAGTAAAAGGTCCTCTACAAATCAAATTAACTcctatttctacactttctatttttggttttcAGGACTTGGAGTGGGCTTTTCAAATTGGTGAAGAAGTGGATCCAAAATGGTATTTTCATTGAAATTGGAACAGGGTGCCAGCTCCAGTGGAGCGCTCGGTTATGTAAGGTAACGTAGCGCTCATTTGCTTAGTGTGCTCCTTCGAACCAAGCCTCGTGCCAAGCTTCATAGCGCTCAGTGAAGAATTCCAACGTAGCGCCCTTGCTTGTATATGGGTTTCCATCTTCGAACCATGACTGTCCCATTTGAGCCAATTTCCTTGAAGTAGCGCTTAGTGAAGTGTTTCAATGTAGCGCCCTTTCTATTCGTGTGTGCCCCTCTTCGAACCTTGCTGGCTTCCTTTTGCTAGCAATTTCCTTGCTTGGTTTAGTGTAGCACTCCTTTGTGTGCATGGTTCGAACCTTGGCTGCCCCATTTATGAGTGTCGCGCCTTACTTTTCTTCATGGGGAGGCCAGAAAAAGGTAGAAGAGTTAACATAGCGCCCTCTTCAAATTGGGTGCTGGTGCCTTGTGGTTGAGCGCTCAGTTTGAACACACAGCGTAGCGCTCAGTTTGAACACTTTGTGAGCGCAGCACTCAAATAGAGAGCGCAATATCTCTTTGTTGCTCCCTTAGCCTAGCTTTCTTGGTGCAACGTTGGGCGCTCCGTTGGGTAATTGAGCGCTGGCCCTTGTTGCTTTGGATGAGCGCCACACTTTAAtttcatgggccacgctttggCTAAGCACGCTTTCATAgttctttcctctttttttttctttttttcatttcttcacTTACAAGTAATCAAACTAAACAAACAAagcatcaccaaattcacaagatcTCTACATTAATCCTAAAATCAACTAATTCCAGCATGAATcctatgattttgtgtcaaataaatgatggttgattgatttaacATAACTATGTAAATCTACttcaaatcacttacttatagtgcaagaaagtgcataaaacctaatgaaacaagtgaaaaatgcttgaaaagctagcataagatgacttgtcatcacaacaccaaacttaaatcttgcttgtcctcaagcaagcactaaacataagaagaaatgaaataaaatagagaaatatACATGCCCTTATTTAGCAGATAATTGAACTtggttcatggggttttatgcagacaaaTGTAACTTACTTATTCTTTGCTGACAGATAAGAAATCTTTCCTAAAAGGTTCACTAGAGTTGCTGCTATAATGCCTTGCTTTTGATTGATCCCTgttagctttttctttctttcttttgcttagaGAGCTTGTTTCTTAATGAAAGCTTGGTGTTAAGTGTTGCAGCAGTCCTTTTGGCTCAATTTTGCTCAACACTacttcaccacagacacatggctcacaaTTTCCTCCTAGGAACATTGATGCCtagcatctctttggattactaaatgctttgtaactaggttgctcttgataatggactttcaGTTGGCAATCCCAGATTAGTTAATCTAAGTGGCCAAGTTTTAAAATACTCCTCAGAACCTAAttgtccaaccatatcctagtacaagagcACCACAGACATATGTCCtaaggtccaagctattggtgtctagccttattatttgtttccttgccaattcttggcttttctctttcttttccttctaaCTTTGCTTCATTCTCAAGGGATATTCATTGATAAAAGGTTTTATAGCATCAGCCTAATTCACACTTCAAGGAACATTTTATTATGCAGCTTTTATCATTGAGCTAATCATTAAATCAAACAAGTACCACCACTGAATTTCATTCTAATTCTTAAAACATTGGACAATCACTTACtatttcaaacatttttcttttattcatgcAGAAGGGAACAAAACAGAATTTAAGCTAATGAGTTATGACAAGCATAGTATGTAGGCTAGCATCTTTAGCAAACATTTACATTTACACCTAATTGAACACTTCAGCAAGACAAATAGGAATCTCCAAGTTAAAACACAGCAAAAGGATTAAGTGTCAATACAACCTGTTGGGACTGTCTCTCAGCTTTTTCTTCTATCATCATTATTTCTCTTTGCTGTACTTCCTTTGGATAATGATGCAAACCCCCTCCACAGGTTGAATCTTTTCCTGCATAATCCTTAGAAGTTGCTTGTTTCTCAAGCCCTTAGGCAATTGATTAGCATGCAGCAATTGTTTGTAGGCTTTTAAACTTAGTTtggtgtgaacaccaaacttagtttcttGACACTGTTCCTTATGCAACAAGTCAACCATATATGAAACCTTGTGCCTTTGctgaaaaactaaaaaataaaactagaagACAGACACTGGCTAAGTAATTtttctgattgcttggagctagtaACTATTTATGCagaaggtgagaatgtgttttcaaatgagatttttggtggaacaccaaacttagcatcctTCATTCtcctttaaattattttggtgtgcaacaccaaacttagctccttgcaatacagataaagccactcaacctttttattgaaatagttaGGAAGAGAAACTACCTCTGGTTAGGTTGCCTCCCTACAAgcactcttttaatgtcactagcttgacattcctcaTTCTTGCTCAACATAATTCTTGAACCTCCTTCTCTTTGTTCTAAGGGCCTTCCAAATAATGCTTTGCTCTGTGACCATTTGCTGTGATTGTGTCCTTTGTAGCCTCATCCAGAAGTTTAAGGCTTCCATAAGGGAGAACCTTTGTGATCAAATAGGGACTAGTCCATTTAGACTTGAGCTTGCCTGGGAAAATCTTGAGCCTGGAATTATATAAGAGTACTTGCTGTTCTGGTTTGAACTCTCTTTTCAGAattttcttgtcatgccaccttttagCTCTCTCCTTGTATATCCTTGCATTCTCAAAAGCTTTCAGTCtgaattcatctagctcattgaGCTGCAACAACCTTTTTTCTCCTGGTTCTTGAGGATCAAAATTCATGAGCTTAGTGGCCCAGTAAGCTTTGTGTTCTAGCTCCACATGAAGGTGGCATGATTTTCCATAGATTAGCTGAAATGGGGATCTTCCTATAGGAGTTTTGAAcgctgttctatatgcccagagagcatctTCTAATTTTCtggcccaatcctttcttgtgcttcctACTATTTTTTCTAAGATCTTCTTCAACTCCCTATTTGCCAACTCAGCCTGGCCATTAGTCTGAGGGTGGTATGGTGTGGCTATTTTATGAATTACTCCATATTTGTGAAGGAGTTTCTCCATCTGCTTGTTGCAAAAATGATTACCACCATCACTGACAAGACCCTTGGGCACTCCATATCTAGTAAAAATGTGCGTCTtaaggaattgaaggacaatcTGTGCATCACATGTGGTTGTGGCtatagcttccacccactttgagacATACTCCACTGCTATCAGAATGTATTTGAAGGAGTAAGAAGGAGGAAATGGGCCCATGAAATCTATGCCCCAAATATCAAAGAGTTCTACTTCCAGGATGTAGTTTTGAGGCATTTCATTCCTTCTTGTCAATCCTCTagctctttggcattcattacaCTGGTGGACAAACTCCCTAGCATCCTTGaatagagttggccaatagaatccgcTTTGAAGCACTTTGGCTGTTGTTCTTTCTGACCCAAAGTAACCACCATAAGCTGAACCATGACAATGCCATAATATGTCTCTCATTTCAGTTTCAGGGACACACCTCCTAATCATTCCATCCGGGCATCTTTTGTACAAaaatggttcatcccacaaaaACTTATTGGCTTTATTGAGTAGCTTTTTCACTTGTTGCTTGGAGAGTTCTTGAGGGATTTTTCTTTCCACTTTGTAATTTGCTATGTCAACAAACCAAGGGGCTTGCTGGACTTAGAAAAGATGTTCATCAGGAAATTTTTCATTCACTTTCTGTGGCATATCTTGATTGGCCTCTTGTGGCACTCTTGACaaatgatctgctacttgattctaaCTCCCCTTCCTATCTCTCACTTCAATGTTGAATTCTTGTAGCAGTAGCACCCACCTAATAAGCCTTGGGctttgaatcctacttagacATTAGATACttgagagcagcatggtcagtatacactATAACCTTTGAACCAATCAAGTATtgtctaaatttatcaaatgcaTATACAATTGCCAAAAGCTCTTTCTCAGTGGTGGTATAATTTTTCTATGCTTCATTTAACACCTTGCtagcataatatatgacatggtGCATCTTGTCTTTCTTTTGCCCCAACATAGCACCAATTACAAAGTCACTTGCATCAGACATAAGTTCAAAAGGTAATTCCCAATCAGGgggtgtgataattggtgctgtaatgagttttctctttaaattttcaaaggCATGCTTGAAATTATCATCAAAGATGAAAGGGCTATCAATCATTAGCAAATTACTCAATGGTTTTGCTATTTTTGAGAAATATTTGATGAACCTCCTGTAAAAACCAGCATGCCCAAGAAAACTCCTTACTGCTTTCACATTAACAGGTATAGGAAGCTTTTCAATGATTTCTATTTTAGCTTTGTCAACTTCTATACCTTTGCTTGAAACTTTATGCCCAAGAACTATCCCTTCATGaaccatgaaatggcatttcTCCCAATTCAATACCAGTTTagtttcttggcatcttttcaaaacaagagtTAAATGATGCAAGCAAGTGTTAAATGAATTGCCAAAgacagaaaaatcatccatgaagacttctaaaaatttccaccatatcagagaaaatggaaagcacacacctttgaaaggtggctggggcattgcatagcccaaatggcatccttctgtaggcgaAATCTCCAAATGGACATGTGAAGGAGGTCTTTTTTTGGTCCTTGGGATCcaccactatctgattatacctGGAATACCCATCCACGAAGCAATAATAAGCATGGCCTGCCAATCTTTCCAACATCTGATCAATGAAGGGGAGAGAGAAATGATATTTCCTTGTAGCATCATTCAGTCTTCTATAATCTATGCACATCTTCCAACCAGTCACTGTTCTTGTAGGGATtaactcattcttctcattggaGATTACAGTCATCCCCCTTTCTTTGGCACAACCTGGACTGGGCTCACCCAGGAGCTATCAGAGATTGGATATATAATTCTAACATTCCACAGCTTCATCACTTCCTTTTGCACtacctccttcatggttggGTTGAGTCTTCTTTGAGATTGCACTACATGCCTTGAATTTTCCTCTAGCAAAATTTTGTGCATGCAGATGGCTAGGCTTATGCCTTTGATATCGTCAATTGTCCATCCTAAAACTGTCTTATGGGCTTTCAACACTTCAATCAGCCTTGTTTCTTCTTCTATGTTCAAAGAAGGGTTTATGATCACTGGCAAGGCTTCTGCTTCTctaaaagacacaaacatgagGTGAGGGGGAAGAGGCTTTAACTCTTATTTtggcttcttcttttccttaaCTTCAATGGAGATCTCTACCACTTCCTCTTCTATGAACTCTTgttccacctctattccctctTCTTGTTCCTCATGATAATTGGCTTCTAACATTTCTTCTACCAAACCTTCTATCATATCCACTCTTATGTAGTTCTCTTGTTCAGGGGGATGTTacattgatttgaaaacattgaTGACCATTTGCTCATTATGCACCCTGAAgatcatttttcctttttctacaTCAATAatagctcttgctgtggctaggaatggtcttcctaggataATTGAGTTGTTTTCCTCCTCTTCTGTGTCCAAGATCACAAAGTCTgcagggaagataaactctCCAACCTTCACTAATAGATTTTTCACAATTCCGTTgggtgtcttgattgatctaTCGGCCATTACAAGTGACATCCTGGTAggtttgatttcttctatggcaagctttgtCATCATTGAGAGGGGCATCAAGTTGATGCTAGcacctagatcacatagagctttttctaATGTCATATTGCCTATGGTGCATGAAACTACAAAACTCCTTGGATCTTTAATCTTTGGTGGAATACCCCTTTGAATTACTGCACTACACTCTTCAGTGAGCATAATggtttccttctcattccagcttctctttttgttgatgagctccttcaagaacttggcatatagaGGCATCTGCTCTAATGCTTCAGCAAGGGGAATGTTAATTTCCAGCTTTTTAAAGACTTCAAGGAACTTGGGAAATTATTGGTCCTTAAGTTCTTTTTGTAATCTTTGAGAATATGGCAGAGGAGGTGTGTAAATCTTCACTTCCTTCCTCTGTTCTTGTGATGATTCCTCTATTACTTGATTCCCTTTCCTTGAGGCTTGTGGCTACTCATCTTTCTCTTTAAGCTTCTCCTGATCTTACTTGTCTTCTTCCTTGCTACTGGCCTCATCCTTTTCAACTGGCCTTTTGTCATTGTCCATAAGCTTCTTGTTGGTTTCCTTGTCTTTCACCAAGGTTATTCCATTCCTTAATTGAATAGCTTTGCATTTTTCTTTGCGGTTCGAAATGGTATCACTTGGGAGTGAGCTGGTTGGTCTTTCAATCACTTCTTGCTTGGACAATTGACCAATTTGCCTTTCTAGATTTTTCATTGAGGCTTCAAGGTTCTTGCTAGTTAGCTCTTGGTGCTTCATCATCCTTTCCATCATTATCTCAAGGTTGGAGATTCTTTGGGAGTCTTGAGGTGGTTGTGGTTGATTAAGGAATGTTGAGGGTTGGTGaaaagtgttttggttagttgatAGATTATTGGGTGGATAGAAGTTGGAATTAGGgtagttattttgtggttttctgtattgGTTTTGGTTAGTTTGCTGATGGTTTTGGTGATTTGTGTTTcttgagttgttttggtttgaatttctttgccatggctgctggttttgattttggttgtctccccatctcaAATTTGGATGGTTTCTCCAGGAGGAGTTGTAAGTGTCTCCATGAAAGTCATTTGATCCAGAACTTTGGTTGTGCACATATTGAACTTGTTCCTGCTGTTGATCCTCTTggttttcttcattttgccccaTGTGAGTGACGGTTGACTTGTGTTCATTGCTGCAACTTGGAGgccatcaatcctcttggccatCATCTCCATTTGCTACTGGATTTGTTGGTGCATCACCTTGTTTTGAGCTAGAATAATGTCCACACCTTCTAACTCCAATACACCCTTCCTTTGAGCTGGTTGGCGTTGCCTCTAATGATCATAAAAGTATTGGTTATTTGTTACAGTgtcaatgagattttgagcctccTCAGTTGTCTTCATGAGTTGTACTAAGCCTTCAGCAGAGtaatcaagtgcttcttgagctcTCAGTGTTAATCCTTCATAAAAGTTTTGGAGTCTATCCCATTCACTAAACATTTCTGGCGGACACTTCCTGAATAGagctttgtatctttcccatgccttATACAATGACTCTCCATCCATCTGAGTGAATGTTTGGACCTCTGTTTTGAGTCTGATGATCCTTTGGGGAGgatagaacttggctaagaacttGTTCATTATTCCCAATTTTTGATGCTATCTCTTGGAAATGACTCCAACCATTGAGTAGCTTTGTCTCTCAGAGAAAATGGAAACAGCAACAATTTGTAAATGTCAAGatgcacaccattggttttcactgtgtcacatatcCTCAGAAAGGTAgataagtgttggtttggatcttcaagtgggcctcctccataggaacaattgttctgcatgagagtgatgagttgaggcttcaattcaaaattgtttgcattgacattgggggtaaggatgctactcccacaatgtgTTGGATTAGGAAAAGTGTAGGAGGCTAGAACCCTCCTTTGAGGCTGGCCATTGTTGTTAGCCACTCCCTCTGGTGGATTAGGAGCATTTCTTTCCATTTCCTAGTTCTCTTCCTCTGATTCCTCTCCACCAATAATTTCCTTTCCTCTGGcttctcttcttattcttcgaagagttctcTCATCAATGTCACCAGAGGTGGAGACATCTCTCCTTACTTCTGTCATACAACCAAAACAACAAGAAACACACAAAGCATGTTGTAGCTTGAGTGCAATGAGAGTTAGTAGATATAAAATCTCAAATAGTTAGTGTGCttatcaaaaattaagaaaaataaagaaaaagtacttaatctagaccaccaccttacgtaatcattgtcaatctagatcaatccctggcaacggcgccaaaaactttataagggaaaaacgattccacacaaaacttaccggcaagtgtatcgggttgcatcaagtagtaattgctcacaagagtgaggttgatcccacagggattgatggattgaacaattttagttaggtgatgaatttagaTCAGCAAATagttgatgatttgagtgaattttgattaacagaagctaaattgcaagTAAATAAAGGTGCAGAAGGTAAATGTAGTAGAAAAACAAGTGCAGAATAGGTAAATTGCAAAtaatttaaagaacaagaaagtaaaagagctgaaacttaacttgcaagaaatgtaaatgactgaaacttggattgcaagaaatataaatagctgaagcttaaagtgcaagaaatctaaattactgaagctaaattgctgagaaatgtaaattgcttgaagagtAAAAGGGATTTGGGTGCTGGGATTCagaattcaacaagaaaatgtaaattgaAGCAAATCAGAAAGCTATTAGATGAATGGACTCAATTCAGTAGCAAAACAGAAAGGAAAGTTGCTTGAAGAAACAAACAGTAAG encodes the following:
- the LOC107465874 gene encoding uncharacterized mitochondrial protein AtMg00860-like, producing the protein MTVISNEKNELIPTRTVTGWKMCIDYRRLNDATRKYHFSLPFIDQMLERLAGHAYYCFVDGYSRCQETKLVLNWEKCHFMVHEGIVLGHKVSSKGIEVDKAKIEIIEKLPIPVNVKAVRSFLGHAGFYRRFIKYFSKIAKPLSNLLMIDSPFIFDDNFKHAFENLKRKLITAPIITPPDWELPFELMSDASDFVIGAMLGQKKDKMHHVIYYASKVLNEA